In one uncultured Devosia sp. genomic region, the following are encoded:
- the tcmP gene encoding three-Cys-motif partner protein TcmP, with the protein MTEGLDEHRFGSDDTEIKLELVRRYLTSYSTALGGKFRLWYIDAFAGTGSRTIKHLAREGDFVTTDSAEWVEKRPGSARIALEIQPWFDRVTLMDSKPRHVAALERLKAEYPGREIEIVSGDCNRFLQAEIAKADWSGQRAALFLDPYGMEVEWKTLTDIAATRSIDVWYLFSLEGLYRNAAHDIQDVDPAKRAALTRMLGTDAWEHELYSEYLPPSDLFDETPAEERRRNLDVAGLEAYVTGRLRTVFPMVLEPYALPVQRKPQRFSLFCMISNDEPRAIGLARRIGDHILKAGK; encoded by the coding sequence ATGACGGAAGGACTCGACGAGCACAGGTTCGGTTCGGACGACACCGAGATAAAACTCGAGCTGGTCCGCCGATATCTGACCTCGTACTCGACCGCGCTGGGCGGAAAGTTCCGGCTTTGGTATATCGACGCGTTCGCGGGCACCGGTAGCCGTACGATCAAGCATTTGGCCCGGGAAGGCGACTTCGTCACGACGGATAGTGCGGAATGGGTGGAAAAGCGCCCGGGCTCGGCGCGTATCGCCTTGGAAATCCAACCCTGGTTCGATCGTGTTACGCTCATGGATTCCAAGCCTCGCCACGTGGCGGCACTTGAGAGATTGAAAGCCGAATATCCCGGGCGAGAGATCGAGATCGTGTCCGGCGACTGCAACAGATTTCTTCAGGCCGAGATCGCCAAGGCAGACTGGTCGGGACAGAGAGCGGCGCTTTTCCTGGATCCATACGGCATGGAGGTCGAATGGAAGACCTTAACCGACATCGCGGCGACCCGGTCGATCGACGTTTGGTATCTCTTCTCTCTTGAAGGCCTTTACCGGAACGCCGCGCACGACATCCAGGACGTTGATCCCGCCAAGCGCGCCGCGTTGACCAGAATGCTCGGAACGGATGCGTGGGAGCACGAACTCTACTCGGAGTATCTACCACCGTCCGACTTGTTCGACGAAACCCCCGCCGAGGAGCGACGACGGAACCTGGACGTTGCCGGACTGGAAGCCTATGTCACCGGAAGGTTGCGAACCGTATTCCCGATGGTCCTCGAGCCTTACGCGCTACCTGTACAGCGGAAACCACAGCGCTTCTCTCTCTTCTGCATGATCTCCAACGACGAACCCAGGGCAATCGGATTGGCGAGACGGATCGGCGATCACATACTCAAGGCAGGCAAATGA